From a region of the Rhinolophus sinicus isolate RSC01 linkage group LG04, ASM3656204v1, whole genome shotgun sequence genome:
- the EDF1 gene encoding endothelial differentiation-related factor 1 — protein MAESDWDTVTVLRKKGPTAAQAKSKQAILAAQRRGEDVETSKKWAAGQNKQHSITKNTAKLDRETEELHHDRVTLEVGKVIQQGRQSKGLTQKDLATKINEKPQVIADYESGRAIPNNQVLGKIERAIGLKLRGKDVGKPIEKGPRAK, from the exons ATGGCCGAGAGCGACTGGGACACGGTGACGGTGCTGCGCAAGAAGGGCCCCACGGCCGCACAGGCCAAGTCCAAGCAG GCCATCTTAGCAGCTCAGAGACGAGGAGAAGATGTGGAGACTTCCAAGAAAT GGGCTGCTGGCCAGAACAAACAGCATTCGATCACCAAGAACACAGCCAAGCTGGACCGGGAGACTGAGGAGCTGCACCACGACCGGGTGACCCTGGAGGTGGGCAAGGTGATCCAGCAGGGCCGGCAGAGCAAGGGACTGACGCAGAAGGACTTGGCGACG AAAATCAACGAAAAGCCACAGGTCATTGCGGACTACGAGAGTGGACGGGCCATTCCTAATAACCAGGTTCTGGGCAAAATTGAGAGAGCCATCG GCCTCAAGCTTCGGGGGAAGGACGTTGGGAAGCCGATTGAGAAGGGACCAAGGGCGAAATGA